A single window of Thermodesulfobacteriota bacterium DNA harbors:
- a CDS encoding mechanosensitive ion channel domain-containing protein yields the protein MSVSPIRWLALLAATVLLVPAWPALARDAEPAAEDLKPTEAIVTLAGIERRLAKETLEPEELDRLFQQVRLLETQGAACVASAQAELERLAETLTVLGEAQKGESRELAGQRRSLTARKAQLDKQQAECRLVAIHAEELGRQTAESRRRLLAQRLGLRGPGLASQVQSALAAGEELLAVLPWAEASPWAWLWKTAGGLLLGLGLALGGTGVGLPLRYRLRGPLTSAVERVTVGVVCNLVVASWHALPRLLAVGGLALGLALKTAGPLGSVLVRSALILVAGLALVRVLFSFSPPWQQLMPVEERVGRQLRRRARLVVAMAVPVQALAGLAALEAGPLLQLAATLVGMLLAASLAALVWTSVQVGGRLWRLGGRWLAGILLLFVLFAEGAGYHNLTSHVLRAALGSLLLAAGLWIGLRLLEELGAGPEQAGVAWQRRLADLVGAEPGPMVSALGWLRLVGQGLLWLVLALGLLRAWGLSEAYYATVVGFLADGFTVGGVQLVPARLAVGLALFLLVWLSSRWLRHNLEHRWLAPAQFGPGVRELVVTMTGYLGFVLACLLGLSAAGVDLSQLAIILGALSVGIGFGLQNIVNNLVSGLILLFERPIKRGDWIVVGGTEGLVKKISVRSTVIQTFDRAEVIVPNSELIANQVTNWTLEDAVGRICLPVGVAYGSDTALVQRLLLEVGAGHPEVLTSPAATPPQVLFMSFGDNALNFELRCFVRHVGQRPAVVSDLNFAVDQAFREHGIEIPFPQRDLHIRDWRGPGPT from the coding sequence ATGTCCGTGTCCCCCATACGATGGCTGGCGCTCTTGGCGGCAACGGTGCTGCTGGTGCCGGCCTGGCCAGCCCTGGCCAGGGATGCCGAGCCAGCAGCCGAGGATCTCAAGCCCACCGAGGCCATTGTCACCCTGGCGGGGATCGAGCGGCGGCTGGCCAAGGAGACCCTGGAGCCCGAGGAGCTGGATCGGCTCTTCCAGCAGGTCCGCCTGCTGGAGACCCAGGGCGCCGCGTGTGTGGCGAGCGCCCAGGCTGAGCTGGAGCGGCTGGCGGAGACCCTCACCGTGCTGGGAGAGGCCCAGAAGGGTGAGTCCCGGGAGCTGGCGGGCCAGCGCCGGAGCCTGACGGCCCGCAAAGCCCAGTTGGACAAGCAGCAGGCGGAATGCCGGCTGGTGGCCATCCATGCCGAGGAGCTCGGCCGGCAGACGGCGGAGTCCCGGCGCCGGCTTCTGGCTCAGCGCCTGGGCTTGCGCGGACCGGGCCTGGCCAGCCAGGTGCAAAGCGCCTTGGCCGCCGGCGAGGAGCTGCTGGCGGTCTTGCCCTGGGCCGAGGCCTCACCCTGGGCCTGGCTGTGGAAGACGGCCGGCGGGCTGCTCTTGGGCCTGGGTCTGGCGCTGGGAGGGACCGGGGTCGGCCTGCCGCTGCGGTATCGGCTCCGCGGGCCCCTGACGAGTGCTGTCGAGAGGGTGACCGTCGGGGTGGTGTGCAATCTGGTTGTCGCCTCCTGGCACGCCCTGCCCCGGCTCCTGGCAGTGGGCGGTCTGGCGCTGGGTCTCGCGCTGAAGACTGCCGGGCCCCTGGGGTCGGTGCTGGTCCGCTCGGCCCTGATCCTGGTGGCCGGCCTGGCCCTGGTCAGGGTCCTCTTCTCCTTCAGCCCTCCCTGGCAACAGCTCATGCCGGTGGAGGAGCGGGTGGGGCGGCAGCTACGGCGCCGGGCCAGGCTGGTGGTGGCCATGGCGGTGCCGGTGCAGGCCCTGGCAGGGCTTGCTGCCCTGGAGGCGGGACCGCTGCTGCAACTGGCCGCTACCCTGGTGGGCATGCTGCTGGCGGCGAGCCTGGCCGCACTGGTGTGGACCAGCGTGCAGGTGGGCGGTCGCCTCTGGCGTCTGGGGGGACGATGGCTGGCCGGGATTCTCTTGCTCTTCGTGTTGTTCGCCGAAGGGGCCGGCTACCACAACCTGACCAGCCATGTGCTCCGGGCGGCTCTGGGCAGTCTGCTCCTGGCCGCCGGCCTGTGGATCGGCCTGCGGCTGCTGGAGGAGCTGGGTGCCGGCCCGGAGCAGGCAGGCGTGGCCTGGCAGCGCCGGCTGGCCGACCTGGTGGGGGCGGAGCCCGGTCCAATGGTCTCCGCCCTGGGCTGGCTGCGTCTGGTGGGCCAGGGGCTCTTGTGGCTGGTCCTGGCGCTGGGGCTCCTGCGGGCGTGGGGGTTGTCCGAGGCCTATTACGCGACGGTGGTGGGCTTTTTGGCCGACGGCTTCACGGTGGGCGGGGTGCAGCTGGTGCCGGCCCGTCTTGCTGTGGGGCTGGCCCTCTTCCTGCTGGTCTGGCTCAGCAGCCGCTGGCTCCGGCACAACCTCGAGCACCGCTGGCTGGCGCCGGCCCAGTTCGGTCCGGGTGTCCGGGAGCTGGTGGTCACCATGACCGGCTACCTGGGCTTTGTGCTGGCCTGTCTCCTGGGCCTGTCGGCAGCCGGGGTGGATCTCAGCCAGCTGGCCATCATCCTGGGCGCCCTGTCGGTGGGCATCGGCTTCGGCCTGCAGAATATCGTCAACAACCTGGTCTCCGGCCTTATCCTCCTCTTCGAGCGGCCCATCAAGCGGGGCGACTGGATCGTGGTCGGGGGCACCGAGGGGCTGGTGAAGAAGATCAGCGTCCGTTCCACCGTCATCCAGACCTTCGACCGGGCCGAGGTCATCGTCCCCAATTCGGAGCTCATCGCCAATCAGGTGACCAACTGGACCCTGGAGGATGCGGTGGGCCGGATCTGTCTGCCGGTGGGCGTGGCCTATGGCAGCGATACCGCCCTGGTGCAGCGCCTTCTCCTGGAAGTGGGGGCGGGTCACCCCGAGGTGCTGACCAGCCCAGCCGCCACGCCGCCCCAGGTCCTGTTCATGAGCTTCGGGGACAACGCGCTCAACTTCGAGCTGCGCTGCTTCGTCCGCCACGTTGGCCAGCGGCCGGCGGTGGTCAGCGACCTCAACTTTGCCGTCGACCAGGCCTTCCGGGAGCACGGCATCGAGATTCCCTTCCCGCAGCGGGACCTGCACATCCGGGACTGGCGGGGCCCCGGGCCCACCTGA
- a CDS encoding VPLPA-CTERM sorting domain-containing protein: protein MTRRTMKKVGAAVCVAAMAGLLGAARSEAVPITYEGELIYNGTVFGWVSEPSETGSPNDDFWYFSGNAGDTIALTGHRLENALDPAFELYQGVGTDTDQLTWIGGADDDIPEIPGFEGPYSDPRLVITLPATDQYTLQMWSYASGDPGCDDVYMYQLSHQAVPVPASLLLLGSGLAGLVAVRRRK from the coding sequence ATGACGAGACGGACGATGAAGAAGGTGGGGGCGGCGGTTTGTGTGGCGGCCATGGCCGGGCTGCTGGGGGCGGCCCGGAGCGAGGCAGTGCCCATCACCTACGAAGGCGAGCTGATCTACAACGGCACCGTCTTCGGTTGGGTGAGCGAGCCGAGTGAAACCGGGTCGCCCAACGATGATTTCTGGTACTTCTCCGGCAACGCCGGCGACACCATCGCCCTCACCGGCCACCGCCTGGAGAATGCCCTGGACCCCGCCTTCGAGCTTTACCAGGGCGTCGGCACGGACACCGACCAGCTGACCTGGATCGGCGGGGCCGACGATGACATTCCCGAGATCCCTGGCTTCGAGGGCCCGTATTCGGATCCGCGGCTGGTCATCACCCTGCCTGCCACCGATCAGTACACGCTGCAGATGTGGAGCTATGCCAGCGGTGATCCGGGCTGTGACGACGTCTACATGTACCAGCTTTCCCACCAGGCGGTGCCGGTGCCGGCCAGCCTGCTGCTCCTGGGCAGCGGTCTCGCCGGGCTGGTGGCGGTGCGCCGCCGCAAGTAG
- a CDS encoding VPLPA-CTERM sorting domain-containing protein: protein MKKQTMKKVGAAVCVVAMAGLLGVAPSEAAPITYEGGITSGSTVYGYVSEPSGTGSPNDDFWHFSASAGDTITLTGQRLENSLDLALYLYQGVGTDTNQLTMIGGADDNWPELPGLEGPFADPRLTMTLASGGQYTVQMWSFASGDPGCDGQYFYQLSLEGAHPVPVPASLLLLGSGLTGLVAVRRRK, encoded by the coding sequence ATGAAGAAGCAGACAATGAAGAAGGTGGGGGCGGCGGTTTGTGTGGTGGCCATGGCAGGGCTTCTTGGGGTTGCCCCGAGTGAGGCGGCGCCGATCACCTACGAGGGGGGCATCACCTCGGGCAGCACCGTATACGGCTACGTGAGCGAGCCGAGTGGAACCGGGTCGCCCAACGACGACTTCTGGCACTTTTCCGCCAGCGCCGGCGACACCATCACCCTCACCGGCCAGCGCCTGGAGAACAGCCTGGATCTCGCCCTCTACCTGTACCAGGGCGTCGGCACGGACACCAACCAGCTGACCATGATCGGCGGCGCCGATGACAACTGGCCCGAGCTGCCCGGCCTCGAGGGCCCCTTTGCTGACCCCCGGCTGACCATGACCCTGGCTTCCGGTGGCCAGTACACGGTGCAGATGTGGAGCTTTGCCAGCGGCGATCCTGGCTGCGACGGCCAGTACTTCTACCAGCTTTCCCTGGAGGGCGCCCACCCGGTGCCGGTGCCCGCCAGCCTGCTGCTCCTGGGCAGCGGCCTGACCGGTCTGGTGGCAGTGCGCCGCCGCAAGTAG
- a CDS encoding deoxyguanosinetriphosphate triphosphohydrolase, with protein sequence MPAAAAPASHAPDAGPSIREEIEARERLFLGPHAFLATESRGRRRPSQPCPIRTAFQRDRDRIVYCKAFRRLKHKTQVFLSPTGDHYRTRLTHTLEVSEIARTLARALRLNEDLTEAIALGHDLGHPPFGHAGETVLNDLMPGGFSHCRQSLRVVDHLENGGYGLNLTFEVRDGILKHSKGFGEIIPQNLAAWAVTNEGRLVRLADVIAYLSHDLDDAIRSGVIRNDDVPAECSAMLGTTHAHRISAMIRDVLAQTVTSGPRLELGISPAMYETMLALRAFLYDNVYRAPRVHNEFEKASRLLYDLFEYFLENQDAFCRERTRLFEEDADGTGDDDPEASHRRCVCDFIAGMTDRYAQNLHNRLFMPASLF encoded by the coding sequence ATGCCCGCCGCTGCCGCCCCTGCTTCCCACGCTCCAGACGCCGGCCCTTCGATCCGGGAAGAGATCGAGGCCCGGGAGCGGCTGTTTCTGGGCCCGCACGCCTTCCTGGCTACGGAAAGCCGGGGCCGCCGCCGGCCCAGCCAGCCCTGCCCGATCCGCACCGCCTTCCAGCGGGACCGGGACCGCATCGTCTACTGCAAGGCCTTCCGCCGGCTCAAGCACAAGACCCAGGTCTTCCTCTCCCCCACCGGCGACCACTACCGGACCCGGCTTACCCACACCCTGGAGGTCTCGGAGATCGCCCGCACCCTGGCCCGGGCCTTGCGCCTCAACGAGGATCTCACCGAGGCCATCGCCCTGGGCCACGACCTGGGGCACCCCCCCTTCGGCCACGCCGGCGAGACGGTATTGAATGACCTCATGCCCGGCGGCTTCTCCCACTGCCGCCAGAGCCTCCGGGTGGTGGATCACCTCGAGAACGGCGGCTACGGCCTCAACCTGACCTTCGAGGTCCGGGATGGCATCCTCAAGCACTCCAAGGGCTTTGGCGAGATCATCCCCCAAAATTTGGCCGCCTGGGCGGTCACCAACGAGGGCCGGCTGGTGCGGCTGGCCGATGTCATCGCCTATCTCAGCCACGACCTGGACGATGCCATCCGCAGCGGCGTCATCCGGAATGACGATGTGCCCGCCGAGTGCTCGGCCATGCTGGGCACCACCCATGCCCACCGGATCAGCGCCATGATCCGGGACGTGCTCGCCCAGACCGTCACCTCCGGCCCCCGCCTGGAGCTGGGGATCAGCCCGGCGATGTACGAGACCATGCTGGCCCTGCGGGCCTTCCTCTACGACAACGTCTACCGGGCGCCCCGGGTCCACAACGAGTTCGAGAAGGCGAGCCGCCTCCTCTACGACCTCTTCGAGTACTTCCTGGAAAACCAGGACGCCTTCTGCCGGGAGCGAACCCGGCTTTTCGAAGAGGATGCCGACGGCACCGGGGATGACGACCCGGAGGCCAGCCACCGCCGCTGCGTCTGCGACTTCATCGCCGGCATGACCGACCGTTACGCCCAGAACCTCCACAACCGCCTCTTCATGCCCGCCAGCCTGTTCTAA
- a CDS encoding MerR family transcriptional regulator, translated as MSDDAGLYSSRQVAEIFGVSRRTILRLVGEGLVCPVQERGRRRFSDADLERIRTVLVLSRDLGVNLAGVEVILHLREQLVTLHHQAEAILGHLHQEMAASLRGEMATRDPECPDRAPGS; from the coding sequence ATGAGCGACGATGCAGGCCTTTACAGCAGCCGGCAGGTGGCCGAGATCTTCGGGGTCAGCCGCCGGACCATTCTGCGCCTGGTGGGCGAAGGCCTGGTCTGCCCGGTCCAGGAGCGAGGCCGGCGGCGGTTCTCCGACGCGGACCTGGAACGGATCCGCACGGTCCTGGTCCTGTCCCGGGACCTGGGGGTGAACCTGGCCGGCGTCGAGGTGATCCTCCATCTGCGGGAGCAGCTCGTGACCCTGCACCACCAGGCGGAAGCGATCCTCGGCCATCTGCACCAGGAGATGGCGGCGAGCCTCCGGGGGGAGATGGCCACCAGGGATCCGGAGTGCCCGGATCGGGCCCCGGGGAGCTGA
- the dnaJ gene encoding molecular chaperone DnaJ, which produces MTRQRDYYQVLGVDRTASAAEVKKAYRKLARKYHPDVNPSDRTAEERFKEIQAAYDILGNKDKRARYDQFGHAAFEPGFEAGAAGPDRRPGRRSGTPYTEEMFAGSGFGVGEDFGELFGDLFGRMGAGWRPATGPAVGQDLEYRLEVSFVTAALGGATQVELTRDSPCPDCHGSGLMPGRAAQPCPGCGGTGTVNLAQGPLRFSQPCPQCQGRGSLITEPCPRCWGRGATESRERLAITIPGGVRDESRIRLAGKGSPGRLGGPAGDLFIVVQVAPHPFFSRQEDDILLEVPVGLTEAALGTKVVIPTLDGRTSLTIPAGIASGQKLRLAGKGAYHLKGGGRGDLLAVIRIVPPKRLSERGRQLLEELARVEPDNPRHDLPW; this is translated from the coding sequence ATGACGCGCCAACGCGATTATTACCAGGTTCTGGGCGTCGACCGCACCGCCTCGGCGGCGGAGGTCAAGAAGGCCTACCGCAAGCTGGCGCGGAAATATCATCCCGACGTCAACCCCAGCGACCGCACGGCCGAGGAGCGGTTCAAAGAGATCCAGGCCGCTTACGACATCCTGGGGAACAAGGACAAGCGGGCGCGTTACGACCAGTTCGGCCACGCCGCCTTCGAGCCGGGCTTCGAGGCCGGTGCTGCCGGCCCGGACCGGCGCCCTGGCCGCCGCTCCGGCACACCATACACCGAGGAGATGTTTGCGGGCAGCGGCTTCGGGGTGGGAGAGGATTTCGGGGAGCTGTTCGGCGACCTTTTCGGCCGCATGGGCGCCGGCTGGCGGCCGGCAACCGGACCGGCGGTTGGCCAGGACCTGGAATACCGCCTGGAGGTGAGCTTCGTCACCGCGGCCCTGGGCGGTGCCACCCAGGTGGAGCTGACCAGGGACAGCCCCTGCCCGGACTGCCACGGCAGCGGTCTTATGCCCGGCCGGGCCGCCCAGCCCTGTCCGGGCTGTGGCGGCACGGGCACCGTCAACCTGGCCCAGGGGCCGTTGCGCTTCTCCCAGCCCTGTCCCCAGTGCCAAGGTCGAGGCTCCCTCATCACCGAGCCCTGCCCCCGCTGCTGGGGGAGGGGGGCGACCGAAAGCCGGGAGCGGCTCGCCATCACGATTCCCGGCGGGGTCCGGGACGAATCCCGCATCCGCCTGGCCGGCAAGGGCAGCCCCGGCCGCCTGGGCGGGCCGGCCGGCGACCTCTTCATCGTCGTCCAGGTCGCCCCCCATCCCTTCTTCAGTCGCCAGGAGGACGACATCCTTCTGGAGGTGCCGGTGGGGCTCACCGAGGCAGCCCTGGGCACCAAGGTGGTCATCCCCACCCTGGACGGCCGCACCAGCCTGACCATCCCGGCCGGGATCGCCTCGGGCCAGAAGCTGCGCCTGGCCGGCAAAGGCGCCTATCATCTGAAAGGGGGAGGGCGGGGGGATCTTCTGGCCGTGATCCGCATCGTGCCGCCCAAGCGGCTCAGCGAGCGAGGCCGCCAGCTGCTGGAGGAACTGGCCCGGGTTGAGCCGGACAACCCCCGCCACGACCTGCCCTGGTAG
- a CDS encoding YMGG-like glycine zipper-containing protein, whose amino-acid sequence MATKCISAAILVVFCASFAGCATMREHKGAATGAGVGAAAGAVTGALIGDTRGAIIGGLAGALLGGAVGHYGYDQKKNRLQTARAYDYQPSQGPILAIEEVAAEPASAHPGETVNLRMTYAVLNPAYGTETPVTEIREIDRDGEQVGRPTVTVDRGDGTYTSTVPVHLPKKTPQGTYRVKMLVQAGDRQDSREVQFRVR is encoded by the coding sequence ATGGCCACGAAATGCATCTCTGCCGCCATTCTTGTCGTGTTTTGCGCCTCTTTTGCCGGCTGTGCCACCATGCGGGAGCACAAGGGGGCGGCCACCGGCGCCGGGGTGGGTGCCGCGGCCGGCGCCGTCACCGGGGCGCTCATCGGCGACACCAGGGGCGCCATCATCGGCGGCCTGGCCGGGGCGCTTCTGGGCGGCGCTGTCGGTCATTACGGGTACGACCAGAAGAAGAATCGCCTCCAGACCGCCCGGGCTTACGACTACCAGCCCAGCCAGGGTCCGATTCTGGCCATCGAAGAGGTGGCCGCCGAGCCAGCCAGCGCCCATCCCGGGGAAACGGTCAACCTGCGGATGACGTACGCGGTGCTCAATCCGGCCTACGGGACCGAGACGCCGGTCACCGAGATCCGGGAGATCGACCGGGATGGCGAGCAGGTGGGCCGACCCACGGTCACGGTGGACCGGGGCGACGGCACCTACACCTCCACCGTGCCCGTCCACCTGCCCAAGAAGACACCGCAAGGCACCTACCGGGTGAAAATGTTGGTCCAGGCCGGCGATCGTCAAGACAGCCGCGAGGTGCAGTTCCGGGTCCGCTAG
- a CDS encoding M48 family metalloprotease, giving the protein MKASRGRLWQWWLLVGLGLLAGCAVNPVTGQPEVMLMGEGQEIRAGQESYPIYTQMGNGLVQDRQLQDYVQQVGSRLAAVSHRPNLAYEFNVVNTSEMNAYALPGGKISITRGLISRMENEAELAAVLGHEIGHVTARHSAQGYTREVFVGLLANAGSAALQTAGVRGGDILVQGGLVASKLVLLSYDRDQERQSDELGMDYMARAGYNPEGGVTSMEILLAGSRQEPSKMEAFLSSHPLTSERVETARRQLRHFPAVLRSADRLQAGPFQAATSHLRAVAPAYSRMDEGVFFLSQGKPGDALAALEVATRIAPGEAIIWVQRALAEARLKRTAEAFDSAATAVRLYPDLFHARYAAGVLAFDLDRFRDSLEHLVAADRLVPGQPQVAFFMGRCHEEQGQRERAARLYRTVLAQVRQGPVAEYCYRRLVSWGYLQPRR; this is encoded by the coding sequence ATGAAGGCTTCTCGTGGTCGGCTGTGGCAGTGGTGGCTCCTGGTCGGGCTGGGCCTCCTGGCCGGCTGCGCGGTGAACCCGGTGACCGGCCAGCCCGAGGTCATGCTCATGGGCGAAGGGCAGGAGATCCGGGCCGGCCAGGAGAGCTACCCCATCTACACCCAGATGGGGAACGGCCTGGTCCAGGACCGGCAGCTCCAGGATTACGTCCAGCAGGTAGGCAGCCGCCTGGCCGCGGTTTCCCATCGTCCCAACCTGGCTTACGAATTCAACGTCGTCAACACCTCGGAGATGAACGCCTATGCCCTGCCCGGGGGCAAGATCTCCATCACCCGCGGCCTCATCTCCCGCATGGAGAACGAGGCGGAGCTGGCGGCGGTGCTCGGCCACGAGATCGGTCACGTCACTGCCCGCCACAGCGCCCAGGGTTATACCCGAGAGGTGTTCGTCGGCCTCCTGGCCAACGCCGGCTCGGCGGCCCTGCAGACGGCCGGCGTTCGAGGAGGCGACATCCTGGTGCAGGGGGGGCTCGTGGCCTCCAAGCTGGTGCTCCTGTCCTATGACCGGGACCAGGAGCGCCAGTCGGACGAGCTGGGCATGGACTATATGGCCCGGGCCGGCTACAACCCGGAGGGAGGCGTCACCTCCATGGAGATCCTGCTCGCCGGCAGCAGGCAGGAGCCGTCCAAGATGGAGGCCTTCCTTTCCAGTCACCCCCTGACCAGCGAGCGGGTGGAGACCGCTCGCCGGCAGCTGCGGCACTTCCCGGCGGTGCTGCGCAGCGCCGACCGGCTGCAGGCCGGCCCTTTCCAGGCGGCCACCAGCCATCTGCGGGCCGTGGCCCCTGCCTACAGCCGCATGGACGAAGGTGTGTTTTTTTTGTCCCAGGGCAAGCCCGGCGACGCCCTGGCCGCCCTGGAGGTGGCCACCCGCATCGCCCCCGGCGAGGCGATCATCTGGGTGCAGCGGGCCCTGGCCGAGGCCCGCCTCAAGAGAACCGCCGAGGCCTTCGACTCGGCCGCCACCGCCGTCCGGCTCTACCCGGATCTGTTCCACGCCCGCTACGCTGCCGGGGTGCTGGCCTTTGACCTCGACCGCTTCCGGGACAGCCTGGAGCACCTGGTGGCGGCGGACCGCCTGGTGCCGGGCCAGCCCCAGGTGGCCTTCTTCATGGGCCGCTGTCACGAGGAGCAGGGGCAGCGGGAGCGGGCTGCCCGCCTCTACCGCACGGTCCTTGCCCAGGTGCGCCAGGGGCCGGTGGCCGAGTACTGCTACCGCCGCCTGGTGAGCTGGGGCTATCTTCAGCCCCGGCGCTAG
- a CDS encoding PhoH family protein — protein sequence MKKLFVLDTNVLLHSPECLTAFADNDVILPIEVIEELDRFKRNADEKGRNARQVTRTLDRLRNEGRLGEGVPLASGGSLRVLVQDTTGERVPGINPEIMDNRIIRAAFFLQKHQDRQVIFVSKDINARIKADAAGLAVADFEKQKINFDEIYSGWRRLPVAGSLVDRFYSEGALDVPGDWELLPNEFVLLENEANPKHTGMSKYLAATGQLVPLFHHRVRPWGIKARNLEQTFAIELLLCDEIKLVTLMGQAGTGKTLLALACGVTKVVEEKVFAKLLVSRPIIPFGRDIGFLPGDKDEKMRHWMQPIFDNLRFLASANGEDTEGRVEGLLQARGGKTIEIEALTYIRGRSLPNQYMIIDEAQNLTPLEVKTIISRAGEGTKVILTGDPYQIDSPYLDASSNGLSYTVERMKGQPLFGHITLSRSERSELASVAAQLL from the coding sequence GTGAAAAAGCTCTTTGTCCTCGACACCAACGTCCTGCTCCACAGCCCGGAATGCCTGACCGCCTTTGCCGACAACGATGTCATCCTGCCCATCGAGGTGATCGAGGAGCTGGATCGCTTCAAGCGCAACGCCGATGAGAAGGGCCGCAACGCCCGGCAGGTGACCCGCACCCTGGACCGGCTCCGCAACGAAGGCCGGCTGGGGGAGGGGGTGCCCCTGGCCTCCGGCGGCTCCCTGCGGGTGCTGGTCCAGGACACCACCGGCGAGCGGGTCCCGGGCATCAACCCGGAGATCATGGACAACCGCATCATCCGGGCCGCCTTCTTTCTCCAGAAGCACCAGGACCGGCAGGTGATCTTCGTCTCCAAGGACATCAACGCCCGCATCAAGGCTGATGCCGCTGGCCTGGCGGTAGCGGATTTCGAGAAGCAGAAGATCAACTTCGATGAGATCTACTCGGGCTGGCGGCGGCTGCCGGTGGCCGGCAGCCTGGTGGACCGCTTCTACAGCGAAGGTGCACTGGACGTGCCGGGGGACTGGGAGCTTCTGCCCAACGAATTCGTCCTCCTGGAGAACGAGGCCAACCCCAAGCACACCGGCATGAGCAAATACCTGGCCGCAACCGGCCAGCTGGTGCCCCTTTTTCACCACCGGGTGCGACCGTGGGGCATCAAGGCCCGCAACCTGGAGCAGACCTTTGCCATCGAGCTTCTGCTCTGCGACGAGATCAAGCTCGTCACCCTGATGGGCCAGGCCGGCACCGGCAAGACCCTCCTGGCCCTGGCCTGCGGCGTCACCAAGGTGGTGGAGGAGAAGGTCTTCGCCAAGCTCCTGGTCTCCCGGCCCATCATCCCCTTCGGCCGGGACATCGGCTTTCTGCCGGGCGACAAGGACGAGAAGATGCGCCACTGGATGCAGCCCATCTTCGACAACCTGCGCTTCCTGGCCTCGGCCAATGGCGAGGACACGGAAGGCCGGGTGGAGGGCCTCCTCCAGGCCCGGGGCGGCAAGACCATCGAGATCGAGGCCCTCACCTACATCCGCGGCCGCTCCCTGCCCAACCAGTACATGATCATCGACGAGGCCCAGAACCTCACCCCGCTGGAGGTGAAGACCATCATCAGCCGGGCCGGCGAGGGCACCAAGGTAATCCTGACCGGCGACCCCTACCAGATCGACAGCCCCTACCTGGACGCCAGCTCCAACGGCCTGTCCTACACGGTCGAACGGATGAAGGGCCAACCCCTCTTCGGCCACATCACCCTCAGCCGCAGCGAACGTAGCGAGCTGGCCTCGGTAGCCGCCCAGCTGCTGTGA
- a CDS encoding DUF3592 domain-containing protein, translating to MRFDRQIILFVVGSVLAVTPVLLWVALLSARPGHGPGTFLPFGTLEERIASSLLVLLLLGVAAGSLWLDRRRRRQPPEPADFVAGELPRLALAQRRLLLETGPPRRPDDGILSAFLGGVFPRNLRVLGAVTALMTLVMVGAVAALMAAVAGDRLEKAWDLLWCQPQLVQGQVLEVEARRSRDGATVTTAYQFTDPVSGRTFQEVSFSSTPLAVQGQDVTIEVLPGNPAVSRIQGGRVLPMPPAIPGLLLVVMLLLLGGVPLIYRQRRRELARLVERGVVREGRLTAVTLGGKGQVRARAAIPGPGGEHLHKLLLPVSSRIGPVLLYRRANGLPVQLLALPDGTGRAYLVEPHLR from the coding sequence ATGCGTTTTGACCGGCAGATCATTCTCTTTGTTGTTGGCTCGGTGCTGGCCGTGACCCCGGTGCTCCTCTGGGTGGCCCTTCTGAGCGCCCGGCCAGGGCACGGGCCGGGCACGTTCCTGCCTTTTGGCACCCTGGAGGAGAGGATCGCCTCCAGTCTCCTGGTGCTGCTGCTCCTCGGGGTGGCGGCAGGCAGCCTCTGGCTGGACCGGCGGCGGAGGCGGCAGCCGCCGGAGCCGGCGGATTTTGTGGCCGGCGAGCTGCCGCGTCTGGCGCTGGCCCAGCGCCGGCTGCTTCTGGAGACCGGGCCACCCCGCCGGCCGGACGACGGGATTCTGTCCGCTTTCCTGGGCGGCGTCTTTCCCCGCAACCTCCGGGTCCTGGGAGCGGTGACGGCGCTCATGACCCTGGTCATGGTGGGTGCCGTGGCAGCCCTGATGGCCGCCGTGGCCGGGGATCGGCTGGAAAAGGCCTGGGACCTGCTCTGGTGTCAGCCGCAGCTGGTGCAGGGGCAGGTGCTGGAGGTGGAGGCCCGCCGCTCCCGCGACGGTGCCACGGTCACCACCGCCTACCAGTTCACGGACCCGGTCTCGGGCCGCACCTTTCAGGAGGTATCGTTCAGCAGCACCCCCCTGGCGGTCCAGGGCCAGGATGTGACCATCGAGGTCCTGCCCGGCAATCCGGCGGTCAGCCGCATCCAGGGCGGCCGGGTTCTGCCCATGCCGCCGGCCATACCCGGGCTGCTCCTGGTGGTGATGCTTCTCCTGTTGGGGGGGGTGCCTCTGATCTACCGGCAGCGGCGGCGGGAGCTGGCCCGCCTGGTGGAGCGGGGGGTGGTGCGGGAAGGGCGGCTGACCGCGGTGACCCTGGGCGGCAAAGGCCAGGTGCGGGCCCGGGCCGCCATCCCGGGCCCGGGCGGCGAGCACCTGCACAAGCTCCTTCTGCCGGTCTCATCCCGGATCGGGCCGGTTCTCCTTTACCGCCGCGCCAACGGCCTGCCCGTCCAGCTTCTCGCCCTGCCGGACGGCACCGGCCGTGCCTACCTGGTGGAGCCCCATCTGCGCTGA